From a region of the Geobacillus stearothermophilus ATCC 12980 genome:
- a CDS encoding helix-turn-helix domain-containing protein codes for MNIGQIIKIKRKELGLTQSEVCEGICSVTHLSKIENNTTNVADDVIQLICKRLNINIEEEKKRIENIELILNKFYEAMIFGKEEMVDEIRDKLEEEYYYIENSDLYILYNLYLMRYYLFKEDLNYAYKLGKELEHYRHKFSQIENNLLNHFWGIYYIMTKDGKKSLEFLSNISRDYYHLSIEIDYHLSLAYSLNSSALLSYYYGSKALEHFHKHKLFNRIIDAEIVLCMQLARGDKNEILLSISKLKELLEFSSSDFTKAIILHNIGFSFMKLKNYAEAIKYYDEALKYKKRDTYLYLTSYYAKLFSKILNNDIVTKLEAERGLNISRKVNSKKYEILFQTMLLYIDNDGKLYHFLKSKAFDYFINIKLEDHVDFYGKKLIDYYKSKNNLDKALYIAEKLINAKKM; via the coding sequence ATGAATATTGGGCAAATTATAAAAATCAAGAGAAAAGAACTAGGTCTTACGCAAAGTGAAGTATGTGAAGGAATTTGTTCAGTTACCCATCTGAGCAAAATAGAAAATAATACAACTAATGTAGCAGACGATGTTATTCAACTGATTTGTAAACGCCTAAATATAAATATTGAAGAAGAAAAAAAACGCATAGAAAACATTGAATTGATACTTAACAAATTTTATGAAGCAATGATCTTTGGGAAAGAAGAAATGGTAGATGAAATTAGAGATAAACTAGAAGAAGAATATTATTATATCGAGAACTCAGACCTATATATTTTATATAATTTATATTTAATGCGTTACTATCTGTTTAAAGAGGATTTAAATTATGCTTACAAGTTGGGAAAGGAACTAGAACATTATCGACATAAATTTTCCCAAATAGAGAATAATTTGCTAAATCATTTTTGGGGTATATACTATATTATGACCAAAGATGGAAAAAAGTCATTAGAATTTCTATCTAATATATCAAGAGATTACTATCATTTGTCTATAGAAATTGATTACCATTTATCGTTAGCCTATTCTTTAAATTCTTCTGCTCTACTTTCATACTATTATGGTTCGAAAGCATTAGAACATTTTCACAAGCATAAACTCTTTAATCGCATTATCGATGCCGAAATAGTCCTTTGCATGCAACTTGCTAGAGGAGATAAAAATGAAATTTTACTGTCTATCTCCAAACTTAAAGAACTACTTGAATTTTCCAGCTCGGATTTTACAAAAGCAATTATTCTACATAATATTGGATTCAGTTTCATGAAATTAAAGAACTATGCAGAAGCTATAAAATACTATGATGAGGCACTAAAATACAAAAAAAGAGACACCTATCTGTATTTAACTTCATACTATGCAAAATTATTCTCCAAAATATTAAATAATGATATTGTTACCAAATTAGAAGCTGAAAGAGGGTTAAATATTTCTCGAAAGGTAAATAGCAAGAAATATGAGATACTGTTTCAAACGATGCTTTTGTATATTGATAATGATGGGAAGTTATATCATTTTTTAAAATCTAAAGCCTTTGATTACTTTATAAATATTAAGTTAGAGGATCATGTTGATTTTTATGGTAAAAAATTGATAGATTATTACAAATCAAAAAATAATTTAGATAAAGCACTATATATAGCAGAAAAATTAATAAATGCAAAAAAAATGTAA
- a CDS encoding ParA family protein — protein sequence MAITITMGIQKGGCGKSTTTGVLAYLLSRDGYRVLAVDMDSQGNLTELLSRKPSNEFTEKSVLEAMQERDPEPYIVRVNDRLDLLPANNFLATFPRWIYTGETYLGKYIRYKGKPTLILDDTLDKIRHRYDFIVIDTPPSLSEQTTNALCASQYVIMMFECSNWCYSAVPNFMESVEGARVHGRHNTRLLGILRTMNDVRRSDAKAFNEMIEEDYPNEVFKTIITRKAPIGRLSLYGFEENNELNQALEQYENFYKEMMERVQSR from the coding sequence GTGGCCATCACCATCACCATGGGCATCCAGAAAGGCGGATGCGGGAAGTCCACGACAACAGGAGTCCTCGCCTATTTGTTGAGCAGGGACGGATACAGGGTTTTGGCCGTCGACATGGACTCGCAGGGGAATTTGACAGAGCTTCTTTCGCGGAAGCCATCCAACGAGTTCACGGAGAAATCCGTTCTCGAGGCGATGCAGGAGAGAGATCCGGAGCCGTACATAGTCAGGGTCAACGACAGGTTGGATCTGCTTCCGGCCAACAACTTTCTGGCCACGTTTCCCCGCTGGATTTACACAGGAGAGACGTACCTTGGAAAATATATTAGGTATAAGGGGAAGCCGACCTTGATACTGGACGATACGTTGGACAAGATCCGGCATCGTTACGATTTCATTGTCATCGACACGCCGCCTTCGTTGAGCGAGCAGACGACAAACGCCTTGTGCGCAAGCCAGTATGTCATCATGATGTTCGAGTGCTCCAATTGGTGCTACTCGGCGGTTCCGAATTTTATGGAATCCGTTGAGGGAGCGAGGGTGCATGGGCGGCACAATACCAGGCTGCTGGGCATTCTCAGAACCATGAACGACGTCCGCCGCAGCGACGCGAAGGCGTTCAATGAAATGATCGAGGAAGATTATCCGAACGAGGTATTCAAAACGATCATCACCCGCAAGGCGCCGATCGGCCGCCTGTCGCTCTACGGCTTCGAGGAAAACAATGAATTGAACCAGGCGCTGGAGCAGTATGAAAACTTCTACAAGGAGATGATGGAACGTGTCCAAAGTAGATGA
- a CDS encoding ribbon-helix-helix protein, CopG family has product MAMMEGRCYERHDFQVLVLQEFGKRRPRSPEETKRLQEEYLRLLEEIPRMWEEFVEKHKNIYERFGYLDVVVHDDLRVERKKLQRGRPKEEKSKSYRITVRLDDELYELLQKYCRTKNISESEAVRQLISELKWKRF; this is encoded by the coding sequence ATGGCGATGATGGAAGGAAGATGCTATGAGCGGCACGATTTCCAGGTCCTCGTACTTCAAGAATTCGGCAAGCGGCGCCCTCGGTCCCCAGAGGAAACAAAGAGGCTGCAGGAAGAGTACCTCCGGCTTCTTGAAGAAATTCCCCGAATGTGGGAAGAATTCGTAGAGAAACATAAAAACATTTATGAGCGGTTCGGATACCTCGATGTTGTCGTCCATGATGATCTGCGCGTCGAACGCAAAAAGCTCCAACGTGGACGCCCAAAAGAAGAAAAGTCCAAGTCATATCGCATTACCGTGCGCTTGGACGACGAGCTGTATGAACTCCTCCAAAAATACTGTCGGACAAAAAATATATCGGAGTCGGAGGCGGTGCGGCAACTCATATCGGAATTGAAGTGGAAACGTTTCTAA
- a CDS encoding competence protein ComK, whose product MDWKEVKRFAYAGQAFIPVNVENRGDSVKLFFRSGETKLLDVQSSLFLKRLLTFFGTSISINRHRYGELVGKKQLVPIVLSYGFTIIPFNVREPVGRQSRVGWVVSREIEQFRQRSPQCTTIHLLSGHHIPVFHSRKFCIDQLKNAKWIEMCYGEIHEPHRRQWINGSAVCETVVM is encoded by the coding sequence TTGGACTGGAAAGAGGTAAAGCGGTTCGCCTATGCTGGCCAGGCGTTTATCCCTGTCAACGTGGAAAACAGAGGGGATTCGGTCAAACTTTTTTTCAGGAGCGGGGAAACCAAGTTGCTTGACGTACAATCGAGTCTGTTTTTGAAGCGGCTTCTGACCTTCTTTGGCACAAGCATTTCGATCAACCGCCATCGGTATGGGGAGTTGGTGGGGAAAAAGCAGCTCGTTCCCATCGTGTTGTCGTATGGCTTTACCATCATTCCGTTTAACGTTCGCGAGCCGGTCGGCCGGCAAAGCCGCGTAGGGTGGGTTGTGTCAAGAGAGATTGAGCAGTTCCGGCAAAGATCGCCCCAGTGCACCACGATCCATCTTCTTTCCGGACATCATATTCCTGTGTTTCATTCCCGCAAGTTCTGCATCGACCAACTCAAAAATGCAAAATGGATTGAGATGTGCTACGGGGAGATTCATGAACCGCATCGCAGGCAATGGATAAACGGCAGCGCAGTTTGTGAAACGGTGGTTATGTAG